In the Candidatus Dechloromonas phosphoritropha genome, GTACGATCTGCTCGAGTTGTACGCGCGCCCGTTCCGCTCGCGGGAACCCGTCGTTTGGCTGGACGAGAAGAGCAAGCAACTGCTCGAGGATTCGCGCCGGCCCTTGCCGATCGGGCCGGCATGCCAGTCAAAGTGGACTACGAATACGTTCGTCGCGGAACGTGCAATCTGTTCATTGCCATCGAGCCCAAGGGCGGTCGACGAACTGTCGGAGTGACCGATCATCGGACCAAAGCCGATTTTGTGGCTTTCGTCCGCCACCTGCCCGAACAGGTCTATGCCACCGCTCGCCGGGTCCATCTGGTGCTCGACAATCTCAACCCGGCGCGCTGGACTGGTCAGACACGAAATTGGACGCCGGTCGGTGTAGTGACCCTCAATCCAGAACGCGATTGCATCGCCAACGCGCATCTGGAAGACAAGCTTATTCCGCCATTAACTGCATGACCGAGGCGACAACTATCTTGACGCGCGCCGGTTTCGATGAACGTCAGGGCGACCCGTCGAAGGGGGCTGTGAAATTGACTACAGGTAACCTTCGACGCCGGACTTAATTGCCGCGATAGGTTGAAAAACCGAAGGGGCTCAGCAGCAGCGGGATGTGGTAGTGCGGCACTGTGCCATCGACCACAAAAACCACCGGAACTTCAGGAAAAAACGAAGGCGTTTTGCGCGCTGCAAACCACTCGCCGGTCTTGAAGGTGACGCGGTAGTTGCCTTTTTCCAGCGCCTTGCCTTCCGGGTACAGCGCCGGGATACGGCCTTGCTCGTTGGTGATGCCGCTGCTGAGTTCTATCCAGCTTTTGCCGTCCTGCTTTTCCAGCAGCACTTTCACCCCGGGCGATGGTAGGCCATTCTCCAAATTTAGTACGTGGACGCTGAGCGGGTTGCCGGCAGGAAATACGATGGCGGAAGCGCCGCACAGGGTAATTCCGGCGCACAAAGATTTAAAAGTCATCATGGCGAAATTTCCTTTTTCAATTGGAGGAGGGTAAAACTTGACTGTCCGGTTAGATTCCCAATAAATTCAATTGGTTGCAAACCGGGTGCGCTCCGGATCTGTAATCGTCACCCGGGAACGCCTGCTGCAAGGTCATTTTCTCGAATAGGGTGAGGGATAAAACCTGTAGCAAAGTGTAGAGGGAAACGTCGAGCTTCAATTTTTTCTGAACAATGGCGACCAACACATAGACCGACACCGCGATCCAGATTTGCGTCTTGACCGCGTTCTCTGAAGTACCGAAGAACTGTTTGATTCGAAGATGCTGCTTGATCCACTTGAAGAACAACTCGACCTGCCAGCGGCTTTTGTAAAGCGCGCAGATCGTTGCTGCCGGCAAGATCATCTGGTTGGTGAGGAAGACGAGCGTTTTTCCGGTCTCGGCATCCTTGAATCGAACACGCCGCAACTGGGCAGGATAGTCGCGCCGGGTGTAATAGCCATCCAGGGCAATCGTCTGGTCGCAGAGAATACCGGTACTGCGGTCGGTTGGCGCCGAATAGACGCGATGGGAATTCAGGTTCGATTTGGCACGGGTCACGAAGAAAGCCCCCGCCTGATGCAGCCTGTGCAAGCGGGCGAAATCAACATAACCGCGATCCATGACGTAAATCGCACCGGCTTCCGGGGTCAGCAAGTCCAGCGCATGGACATCGTGCAGTTTCCCGTCGGAGACGTGGATAAAACTGGGAATACTGCCGCGTCCCACAGGGATTTCCCCTGGTCACAAGTCGAGCAGCGTATGCATCTTCACCGCCGCCTTGGTGGTACGGAAATGCGCCCAGGGAAATACCGACAGGCACAGGTCGATGGGGGTCGAATCGAGCGCATACACGGTGTTCGACAATTCCAGGCCCAAGTCTTCGCTGGCATAGAGCTTTCTTGCCTGGACAATCAGCCGCGCGGCAAAGTCGGCGTAGATGCGCCAATCCCGCGATTCGTTTGCGTCGGCCAATGTCGCACGCCGTACCGGCTCGCGAAATCCCATGTGGTACAGCTTGGCGGATTGCGCCGACAGACAGGTCTCGATGTCCCGCAAGCTCTCCCGATACGTCAGTTGTGCAAAGGCCATCACCCGAAATTGTTCGGCGCAACTCAGTGTGCGAACGCCTTTGTCGCCGCTGTAGCGTGTGACATAGCGATTGAATGTCGACCACGGCAGGAAATCCATCAACTGGGAAAACAGTGTCTTGCCGGCGTTCATGGCAACACCCTTCAGAAAATTTCGAAGGGCCATTTTTCGCCGATTTCAAATCGACACCACACCTTTTCGCTCGGAACGCCCCGTCAGTCACGGCGCTCGGCAGTTCGAGTGCTCATTTGACCGGACAGTAGTGAGATACCATAACAACATAATGCCTTCAGGGTAGTGGCCTATTTTTGATAAGCGAAATCCATGGCTTTCTGGCGCTGTCGATGGCGATTTGCGATCATGGTGGCGAGGTCAGCATTTGTCTCGATCCTGGATCGTTAGCTTGTGGCGCAAGATATCGACCAGGTCATTGCAGGAAAGCAGCGTAGCGGTCTCACGATTAGCCAGTCGTTCCTTGGCCAGAAACATCAGCGCCACCATGACGAGCGCCATGTGATGATGCCAGGCCTGCCAACTCCTGACCTGATAAGCGGCCATCCCGCAGGCGCCCTTGGCATC is a window encoding:
- a CDS encoding transposase, coding for MDYEYVRRGTCNLFIAIEPKGGRRTVGVTDHRTKADFVAFVRHLPEQVYATARRVHLVLDNLNPARWTGQTRNWTPVGVVTLNPERDCIANAHLEDKLIPPLTA
- the uraH gene encoding hydroxyisourate hydrolase — its product is MMTFKSLCAGITLCGASAIVFPAGNPLSVHVLNLENGLPSPGVKVLLEKQDGKSWIELSSGITNEQGRIPALYPEGKALEKGNYRVTFKTGEWFAARKTPSFFPEVPVVFVVDGTVPHYHIPLLLSPFGFSTYRGN